One window from the genome of Balearica regulorum gibbericeps isolate bBalReg1 chromosome 18, bBalReg1.pri, whole genome shotgun sequence encodes:
- the TMEM94 gene encoding transmembrane protein 94 isoform X2, whose amino-acid sequence MDLKEKCQDEMTSSLGLTTKKALTILRDQLSALLDGHQKEQKKGSSWKEVWRSSFLYHGNRCSCFHWPGASLMLLAVLLLLCCYGSQPQGSQGAEIVNALALFLLLLLDLFMIGRQEGLKCREVERRLQTIIDKINDTLGKEVKWPDSMYPDLHMPYAPSWSLHWAYRDGHLVNLPVSLLVEGDVIALRPGQESFASLRGIKDDEHIVLEPGDLFPPFSPPPSPRGEVKKGPQNPQLYRLFRVLKTPIIDNVRWCLEMALSRPVTALDNERFTVQSVMLKYAVPIVLAGFLITNAVRFIFKAPGIASWQYTLLQLQVNGVLPILPLLFPVLWILATAFGEARVLAQMSKASSTSLLAKFSEDTLSSYTEMVSSQEMIRCIWSHFLCVLKGKSPTLSFTSSLLHSLGSVTVLCCVDKQGILSWPNPSPETVLFFSGKVEPPHDSHEDLTDELSTRSFCHPEMEDEPHERDALLSGPLADTVHMTNEQERNNWSGDPPKPPDAHAHRKPNSRSKHPSGSNVSFSKDTEGGEEEHTQTVGDSEVLACEAEDFVCDYHLEMLSLSQDQQNPSCIQFDDSNWQMHLNSLKPLGLNVLLNLCNASVTERLCRFSDHLCNIALQETHNAVLPVHVPWGLCELARLIGFTPGAKDLFKQENYLALYRLPSDEMVKETILGKLSSITKRRPPLSHMINLFVKDTTTSTEQMFSHGTADIILEACTDFWDGTDIYPLSGSDRKKVLDFYQRACLSGYCSAFAYKPMHCALSSQLNGKCIELVQVPGQSAIFTCCDLPGTTPIKQSSRRNSWSSDGIGEVMEKEDCIQALSGQIFMGMVSSQYQARLDIVRLIDGLVNACIRFVYFSLEDELKSKVFAEKMGLETGWNCHISLTPNGDVPGSEIPPSSPSHAGSLHDDLHQVSRDDVEGLLLMEEEGHSDLISFQPTDSDIPSFLEDCNRAKLPRGIHQVRPHLQNIDNVPLLVPLFTDCTPETMCEMIKIMQEYGEVTCCLGSSANLRNSCLFLQSDISIALDPLYPSRCSWETFGYATSTTMTHASDELTPLQLSGQLNSLPCSMSFRQEESTSIIRLIEQARHATYGIRKCFLFLLQCQLTLVVIQFLSCLVQLPPILSTTDIVWLSCFCYPLLSISLLGKPPHSSIMTMATGKNLTSIPKKTQHYFLFCFLLKFSLTICSCLICFGFTLHESCKEVNTTSLNLTACSSIMLHSNADGAPDWFGTFSNALLVAQKLTAGLIVLHTVFISITHVHRTKPLWKKSPLSNRWWTLTVAVVLLGQVAQTALDLKLWENLNSSLTFNHISISPVSWLLGFLSLVLVVIINEIVKLHEIRVRVRYQKRQKLQFETKLGMNSPF is encoded by the exons GATGAGATGACCTCAAGTTTGGGCCTTACCACAAAGAAAGCCCTCACGATTCTGAGAGACCAGTTGTCAGCACTGCTGGATGGGCAtcagaaggaacagaaaaaagggAGTTCATGGAAG GAGGTGTGGAGGAGCAGTTTTCTGTACCATGGTAACCGTTGCTCCTGTTTTCACTGGCCTGGTGCATCTCTGATGCTTCTGGCAGTGCtattgctgctgtgctgctatGGGAGCCAGCCACAGGGGAG CCAAGGTGCTGAGATAGTTAATGCACTGGcactcttcctccttctcctcttggATCTCTTCATGATCGGGCGTCAAGAGGGGCTGAAGTGCAGAGAGGTGGAGAGGAGACTTCAGACAATCATTGATAAGATAAATG ATACACTTGGCAAAGAGGTGAAATGGCCAGACTCCATGTACCCTGACCTTCACATGCCTTATGCCCCATCCTGGTCCCTTCATTGGGCCTACAGGGATGGTCATCTTGTCAACCTGCCTGTCAGCCTGTTAGTAGAAGGAGATGTCATTGCTTTGAGGCCAGGCCAGGAGTCATTTGCTTCTCTGAGAGGGATTAAG GATGATGAGCACATAGTTCTGGAGCCAGGAGATCTCTTTCCACCTTTCTCACCTCCACCCTCCCCAAGGGGAGAAGTGAAGAAGGGACCTCAGAACCCTCAGCTGTATCGTCTCTTCCGTGTCTTGAAGACCCCAATAATTGATAATGTCAG gTGGTGTCTGGAAATGGCTTTGTCACGTCCTGTGACAGCCCTGGATAATGAGAGATTCACTGTACAGTCAGTGATGCTGAAATATGCTGTCCCTATTGTACTG GCTGGCTTCCTGATCACCAATGCTGTGCgcttcattttcaaagctcCTGGAATTGCTTCTTGGCAGTACACTCTTCTTCAGCTACAG GTGAATGGTGTCCTACCCATCCTTCCGTTGCTCTTTCCTGTCCTGTGGATTCTTGCTACAGCCTTCGGAGAAGCCAGAGTGTTGGCCCAGATGAGCAAGGCCTCATCGACTTCACTG CTTGCTAAGTTTTCAGAGGACACTCTCAGCAGCTACACAGAGATGGTATCTTCTCAG GAAATGATACGCTGTATCTGGAGCCACTTcctctgtgttttaaaaggcaaatcCCCAACTCTGAGCTTCACTTCCAGCTTGCTCCATAGTCTGGGATCTGTCACT GTGCTCTGCTGTGTAGACAAGCAGGGGATTCTTTCCTGGCCAAACCCCAGCCCAGAGACTGTTCTCTTCTTCAGTGGGAAAGTGGAACCACCTCACGATAGCCATGAAGATCTGACTGATGAGCTCTCTACACGGTCCTTCTGCCATCCTGAGATGGAAGATGAG CCCCATGAGAGAGATGCTTTGCTCTCTGGTCCCCTGGCAGACACAGTCCACATGACCAATGAGCAAGAGAGGAACAACTGGTCTGGTGACCCTCCAAAGCCTCCCGATGCCCATGCCCACCGAAAGCCAAACAGCAGAAGCAAGCATCCCTCTGGGTCCAATGTGAGTTTTAGCAAGGACACGGAGGGTGGAGAGGAGGAACATACTCAG ACCGTTGGTGACAGCGAAGTGTTGGCTTGTGAGGCTGAAGACTTTGTGTGTGACTACCACCTTGAGATGCTTAGCCTGTCCCAAGACCAGCAGAACCCCTCCTGCATCCAGTTTGATGACTCCAACTGGCAGATGCACTTGAATTCCCTCAAGCCTCTGGGCCTGAATGTGCTGCTCAATCTCTGCAATGCCAGTGTGACCGAGCGTCTGTGCCGCTTCTCTGACCACCTCTGCAACATTGCCCTCCAGGAAACTCACAATGCCGTGCTTCCTGTCCATGTGCCCTGGGGCCTCTGTGAGCTTGCCAGGCTAATAG GTTTCACACCAGGTGCTAAAGATCTTTTCAAGCAGGAGAACTATTTGGCCTTGTACCGCTTGCCAAGTGATGAGATGGTTAAGGAAACAATCCTGGGGAAGCTTTCATCAATCACCAAGAGGAGACCACCCCTGAGCCACATGATTAACCTGTTCGTGAAGGACACCACTACAA GCACTGAGCAGATGTTTTCTCATGGGACAGCTGACATCATCCTTGAGGCCTGCACAGACTTTTGGGATGGTACCGATATCTACCCCCTCTCTGGCTCTGACAG GAAGAAGGTGTTAGATTTCTACCAGCGAGCCTGCCTCTCAGGATACTGTTCTGCCTTTGCATACAAGCCAATGCATTGTGCCTTGTCCTCCCAGCTCAATGGCAAGTGCATAGAACTGGTGCAGGTCCCTGGGCAGAGTGCTATCTTCACATGCTGTGATCTCCCTGGGACGACCCCCATCAAACAGAGCAGTCGGAGGAATAGCTGGAGCTCAGATG GGATTGGGGAAGTGATGGAGAAGGAAGATTGTATCCAGGCTCTGAGTGGACAGATCTTCATGGGAATGGTCTCATCTCAGTATCAGGCCCGTCTTGACATTGTCCGCCTCATTGATGGATTGGTCAATGCCTGCATTCGTTTTGTCTACTTCTCCCTGGAAGATGAGCTCAAAAGCAAG GTGTTTGCTGAGAAGATGGGTCTTGAGACCGGCTGGAATTGCCACATATCTTTAACACCTAATGGTGATGTGCCTGGCTCAGAGATCCCTCCCTCTAGCCCCAGCCATGCTGGCTCTCTGCACGATGACCTACATCAGG TTTCTCGAGATGATGTGGAGGGGCTTCTGCTGATGGAAGAAGAAGGGCACTCAGATCTCATCAGCTTTCAGCCAACAGACAGCGACATCCCCAGCTTCCTGGAGGATTGTAACAGG gcCAAACTCCCACGGGGGATCCACCAGGTGAGACCTCACCTGCAGAACATAGACAATGTGCCTTTGCTGGTGCCTCTCTTCACAGACTGCACCCCGGAAA CCATGTGTGAGATGATCAAAATCATGCAGGAGTACGGGGAGGTGACTTGCTGTCTGGGAAGCTCTGCCAACCTGCGGAACAGCTGCCTCTTCCTGCAAAGTGATATCAG TATAGCACTGGACCCTCTCTACCCATCTCGCTGCTCCTGGGAGACTTTCGGCTATGCCACCAGCACCACCATGACCCATGCCTCTGATGAGCTCACCCCACTGCAGCTCTCAGGGCAACTCAACAGCCTGCCTTGCTCCATGTCCTTCCGCCAAGAAGAGAGTACCAGCATCATCAGGCTTATAGAGCAG GCCAGGCATGCAACTTATGGGATCCGCAAGtgtttcctcttcctgctgcagTGCCAGCTGACCTTGGTTGTCATTCAG TTCCTCTCCTGCCTGGTGCAGCTGCCCCCCATCCTCAGTACCACGGACATCGTGTGGCTCTCCTGTTTCTGCTACCCACTGCTCAG CATTTCGCTCCTGGGCAAGCCTCCCCACAGCTCCATCATGACCATGGCAACAGGAAAAAACTTGACTTCCATTCCTAAGAAG ACTCAGCATTACTTCCTGTTCTGCTTCCTGCTGAAATTCAGCCTGACCATCTGCTCCTGCCTCATCTGCTTCGGGTTCACACTGCATGAGTCCTGCAAAGAGGTGAACACTACCAGCCTCAATCTCACAGCCTGCTCCTCCATCATGCTGCACAG CAATGCTGATGGTGCTCCTGACTGGTTTGGGACATTTTCCAATGCTCTTCTTGTAGCCCAAAAGCTCACAGCTGGCCTGATTGTTTTACACACAG TGTTCATATCCATCACCCACGTCCATCGCACCAAGCCGTTGTGGAAGAAGAGCCCCCTCTCCAACCGGTGGTGGACGCTCACTGTGGCTGTTGT ATTGCTGGGACAAGTGGCACAGACTGCACTGGACCTGAAACTCTGGGAAAACCTCAATTCTTCATTGACCTTTAACCACATTTCCATCTCCCCAGTCTCATGGCTcctgggttttctttccttggtcCTTGTGGTTATCATCAATGAGATTGTCAAGCTGCATGAAATCAG GGTCCGGGTCCGTTACCAAAAGAGGCAGAAGTTGCAGTTTGAAACAAAGCTGGGGATGAATTCGCCGTTTTAA
- the TMEM94 gene encoding transmembrane protein 94 isoform X1: protein MDLKEKCQDEMTSSLGLTTKKALTILRDQLSALLDGHQKEQKKGSSWKEVWRSSFLYHGNRCSCFHWPGASLMLLAVLLLLCCYGSQPQGSQGAEIVNALALFLLLLLDLFMIGRQEGLKCREVERRLQTIIDKINDTLGKEVKWPDSMYPDLHMPYAPSWSLHWAYRDGHLVNLPVSLLVEGDVIALRPGQESFASLRGIKDDEHIVLEPGDLFPPFSPPPSPRGEVKKGPQNPQLYRLFRVLKTPIIDNVRWCLEMALSRPVTALDNERFTVQSVMLKYAVPIVLAGFLITNAVRFIFKAPGIASWQYTLLQLQVNGVLPILPLLFPVLWILATAFGEARVLAQMSKASSTSLLAKFSEDTLSSYTEMVSSQEMIRCIWSHFLCVLKGKSPTLSFTSSLLHSLGSVTVLCCVDKQGILSWPNPSPETVLFFSGKVEPPHDSHEDLTDELSTRSFCHPEMEDEPHERDALLSGPLADTVHMTNEQERNNWSGDPPKPPDAHAHRKPNSRSKHPSGSNVSFSKDTEGGEEEHTQTVGDSEVLACEAEDFVCDYHLEMLSLSQDQQNPSCIQFDDSNWQMHLNSLKPLGLNVLLNLCNASVTERLCRFSDHLCNIALQETHNAVLPVHVPWGLCELARLIGFTPGAKDLFKQENYLALYRLPSDEMVKETILGKLSSITKRRPPLSHMINLFVKDTTTSTEQMFSHGTADIILEACTDFWDGTDIYPLSGSDRKKVLDFYQRACLSGYCSAFAYKPMHCALSSQLNGKCIELVQVPGQSAIFTCCDLPGTTPIKQSSRRNSWSSDEGIGEVMEKEDCIQALSGQIFMGMVSSQYQARLDIVRLIDGLVNACIRFVYFSLEDELKSKVFAEKMGLETGWNCHISLTPNGDVPGSEIPPSSPSHAGSLHDDLHQVSRDDVEGLLLMEEEGHSDLISFQPTDSDIPSFLEDCNRAKLPRGIHQVRPHLQNIDNVPLLVPLFTDCTPETMCEMIKIMQEYGEVTCCLGSSANLRNSCLFLQSDISIALDPLYPSRCSWETFGYATSTTMTHASDELTPLQLSGQLNSLPCSMSFRQEESTSIIRLIEQARHATYGIRKCFLFLLQCQLTLVVIQFLSCLVQLPPILSTTDIVWLSCFCYPLLSISLLGKPPHSSIMTMATGKNLTSIPKKTQHYFLFCFLLKFSLTICSCLICFGFTLHESCKEVNTTSLNLTACSSIMLHSNADGAPDWFGTFSNALLVAQKLTAGLIVLHTVFISITHVHRTKPLWKKSPLSNRWWTLTVAVVLLGQVAQTALDLKLWENLNSSLTFNHISISPVSWLLGFLSLVLVVIINEIVKLHEIRVRVRYQKRQKLQFETKLGMNSPF from the exons GATGAGATGACCTCAAGTTTGGGCCTTACCACAAAGAAAGCCCTCACGATTCTGAGAGACCAGTTGTCAGCACTGCTGGATGGGCAtcagaaggaacagaaaaaagggAGTTCATGGAAG GAGGTGTGGAGGAGCAGTTTTCTGTACCATGGTAACCGTTGCTCCTGTTTTCACTGGCCTGGTGCATCTCTGATGCTTCTGGCAGTGCtattgctgctgtgctgctatGGGAGCCAGCCACAGGGGAG CCAAGGTGCTGAGATAGTTAATGCACTGGcactcttcctccttctcctcttggATCTCTTCATGATCGGGCGTCAAGAGGGGCTGAAGTGCAGAGAGGTGGAGAGGAGACTTCAGACAATCATTGATAAGATAAATG ATACACTTGGCAAAGAGGTGAAATGGCCAGACTCCATGTACCCTGACCTTCACATGCCTTATGCCCCATCCTGGTCCCTTCATTGGGCCTACAGGGATGGTCATCTTGTCAACCTGCCTGTCAGCCTGTTAGTAGAAGGAGATGTCATTGCTTTGAGGCCAGGCCAGGAGTCATTTGCTTCTCTGAGAGGGATTAAG GATGATGAGCACATAGTTCTGGAGCCAGGAGATCTCTTTCCACCTTTCTCACCTCCACCCTCCCCAAGGGGAGAAGTGAAGAAGGGACCTCAGAACCCTCAGCTGTATCGTCTCTTCCGTGTCTTGAAGACCCCAATAATTGATAATGTCAG gTGGTGTCTGGAAATGGCTTTGTCACGTCCTGTGACAGCCCTGGATAATGAGAGATTCACTGTACAGTCAGTGATGCTGAAATATGCTGTCCCTATTGTACTG GCTGGCTTCCTGATCACCAATGCTGTGCgcttcattttcaaagctcCTGGAATTGCTTCTTGGCAGTACACTCTTCTTCAGCTACAG GTGAATGGTGTCCTACCCATCCTTCCGTTGCTCTTTCCTGTCCTGTGGATTCTTGCTACAGCCTTCGGAGAAGCCAGAGTGTTGGCCCAGATGAGCAAGGCCTCATCGACTTCACTG CTTGCTAAGTTTTCAGAGGACACTCTCAGCAGCTACACAGAGATGGTATCTTCTCAG GAAATGATACGCTGTATCTGGAGCCACTTcctctgtgttttaaaaggcaaatcCCCAACTCTGAGCTTCACTTCCAGCTTGCTCCATAGTCTGGGATCTGTCACT GTGCTCTGCTGTGTAGACAAGCAGGGGATTCTTTCCTGGCCAAACCCCAGCCCAGAGACTGTTCTCTTCTTCAGTGGGAAAGTGGAACCACCTCACGATAGCCATGAAGATCTGACTGATGAGCTCTCTACACGGTCCTTCTGCCATCCTGAGATGGAAGATGAG CCCCATGAGAGAGATGCTTTGCTCTCTGGTCCCCTGGCAGACACAGTCCACATGACCAATGAGCAAGAGAGGAACAACTGGTCTGGTGACCCTCCAAAGCCTCCCGATGCCCATGCCCACCGAAAGCCAAACAGCAGAAGCAAGCATCCCTCTGGGTCCAATGTGAGTTTTAGCAAGGACACGGAGGGTGGAGAGGAGGAACATACTCAG ACCGTTGGTGACAGCGAAGTGTTGGCTTGTGAGGCTGAAGACTTTGTGTGTGACTACCACCTTGAGATGCTTAGCCTGTCCCAAGACCAGCAGAACCCCTCCTGCATCCAGTTTGATGACTCCAACTGGCAGATGCACTTGAATTCCCTCAAGCCTCTGGGCCTGAATGTGCTGCTCAATCTCTGCAATGCCAGTGTGACCGAGCGTCTGTGCCGCTTCTCTGACCACCTCTGCAACATTGCCCTCCAGGAAACTCACAATGCCGTGCTTCCTGTCCATGTGCCCTGGGGCCTCTGTGAGCTTGCCAGGCTAATAG GTTTCACACCAGGTGCTAAAGATCTTTTCAAGCAGGAGAACTATTTGGCCTTGTACCGCTTGCCAAGTGATGAGATGGTTAAGGAAACAATCCTGGGGAAGCTTTCATCAATCACCAAGAGGAGACCACCCCTGAGCCACATGATTAACCTGTTCGTGAAGGACACCACTACAA GCACTGAGCAGATGTTTTCTCATGGGACAGCTGACATCATCCTTGAGGCCTGCACAGACTTTTGGGATGGTACCGATATCTACCCCCTCTCTGGCTCTGACAG GAAGAAGGTGTTAGATTTCTACCAGCGAGCCTGCCTCTCAGGATACTGTTCTGCCTTTGCATACAAGCCAATGCATTGTGCCTTGTCCTCCCAGCTCAATGGCAAGTGCATAGAACTGGTGCAGGTCCCTGGGCAGAGTGCTATCTTCACATGCTGTGATCTCCCTGGGACGACCCCCATCAAACAGAGCAGTCGGAGGAATAGCTGGAGCTCAGATG AAGGGATTGGGGAAGTGATGGAGAAGGAAGATTGTATCCAGGCTCTGAGTGGACAGATCTTCATGGGAATGGTCTCATCTCAGTATCAGGCCCGTCTTGACATTGTCCGCCTCATTGATGGATTGGTCAATGCCTGCATTCGTTTTGTCTACTTCTCCCTGGAAGATGAGCTCAAAAGCAAG GTGTTTGCTGAGAAGATGGGTCTTGAGACCGGCTGGAATTGCCACATATCTTTAACACCTAATGGTGATGTGCCTGGCTCAGAGATCCCTCCCTCTAGCCCCAGCCATGCTGGCTCTCTGCACGATGACCTACATCAGG TTTCTCGAGATGATGTGGAGGGGCTTCTGCTGATGGAAGAAGAAGGGCACTCAGATCTCATCAGCTTTCAGCCAACAGACAGCGACATCCCCAGCTTCCTGGAGGATTGTAACAGG gcCAAACTCCCACGGGGGATCCACCAGGTGAGACCTCACCTGCAGAACATAGACAATGTGCCTTTGCTGGTGCCTCTCTTCACAGACTGCACCCCGGAAA CCATGTGTGAGATGATCAAAATCATGCAGGAGTACGGGGAGGTGACTTGCTGTCTGGGAAGCTCTGCCAACCTGCGGAACAGCTGCCTCTTCCTGCAAAGTGATATCAG TATAGCACTGGACCCTCTCTACCCATCTCGCTGCTCCTGGGAGACTTTCGGCTATGCCACCAGCACCACCATGACCCATGCCTCTGATGAGCTCACCCCACTGCAGCTCTCAGGGCAACTCAACAGCCTGCCTTGCTCCATGTCCTTCCGCCAAGAAGAGAGTACCAGCATCATCAGGCTTATAGAGCAG GCCAGGCATGCAACTTATGGGATCCGCAAGtgtttcctcttcctgctgcagTGCCAGCTGACCTTGGTTGTCATTCAG TTCCTCTCCTGCCTGGTGCAGCTGCCCCCCATCCTCAGTACCACGGACATCGTGTGGCTCTCCTGTTTCTGCTACCCACTGCTCAG CATTTCGCTCCTGGGCAAGCCTCCCCACAGCTCCATCATGACCATGGCAACAGGAAAAAACTTGACTTCCATTCCTAAGAAG ACTCAGCATTACTTCCTGTTCTGCTTCCTGCTGAAATTCAGCCTGACCATCTGCTCCTGCCTCATCTGCTTCGGGTTCACACTGCATGAGTCCTGCAAAGAGGTGAACACTACCAGCCTCAATCTCACAGCCTGCTCCTCCATCATGCTGCACAG CAATGCTGATGGTGCTCCTGACTGGTTTGGGACATTTTCCAATGCTCTTCTTGTAGCCCAAAAGCTCACAGCTGGCCTGATTGTTTTACACACAG TGTTCATATCCATCACCCACGTCCATCGCACCAAGCCGTTGTGGAAGAAGAGCCCCCTCTCCAACCGGTGGTGGACGCTCACTGTGGCTGTTGT ATTGCTGGGACAAGTGGCACAGACTGCACTGGACCTGAAACTCTGGGAAAACCTCAATTCTTCATTGACCTTTAACCACATTTCCATCTCCCCAGTCTCATGGCTcctgggttttctttccttggtcCTTGTGGTTATCATCAATGAGATTGTCAAGCTGCATGAAATCAG GGTCCGGGTCCGTTACCAAAAGAGGCAGAAGTTGCAGTTTGAAACAAAGCTGGGGATGAATTCGCCGTTTTAA